A region from the Pelobates fuscus isolate aPelFus1 chromosome 1, aPelFus1.pri, whole genome shotgun sequence genome encodes:
- the LOC134604795 gene encoding beta-crystallin B1-like, with the protein MSHSSAQGSIGSHSTVGLQNYKLICYEYENFQGRKVEFNSECRNLCDRGFEQVKSIRVESGPWVAFEQKDFSGEMFIMEKGEYPRWDSWSNCFRADRIMSLRPVRMDTQDYKISLYECVNFEGRKMEVCDEDIPSLWSYGFQDRVASIQVVGGTWVGYQYPGYRGYQYLMEYGPYKHWNNWGANQPQIQSIRRVKDMQWYKRGNFEVGN; encoded by the exons ATGTCTCACAGTTCAGCTCAAGGCAGCATTGGCAGTCACTCAACTGTGGGTCTGCAGAATTACaag CTTATCTGCTATGAATATGAAAACTTCCAAGGCCGCAAAGTGGAGTTCAACTCTGAATGCCGTAACCTGTGTGATCGTGGCTTTGAGCAGGTGAAGTCCATCAGAGTGGAGTCAGGACC TTGGGTTGCATTCGAGCAGAAAGATTTTAGTGGAGAGATGTTCATCATGGAGAAAGGAGAATATCCTCGTTGGGACTCCTGGTCTAACTGTTTCCGTGCTGACAGGATAATGTCCTTGAGGCCAGTTCGCATG GACACTCAGGATTACAAGATCTCTCTTTACGAATGTGTGAACTTCGAGGGAAGGAAGATGGAGGTCTGCGATGAAGATATTCCCAGCCTATGGTCCTATGGATTCCAGGACAGGGTAGCCAGTATCCAAGTTGTTGGAGGAAC ATGGGTTGGGTACCAGTACCCTGGATACAGAGGATACCAGTATCTGATGGAATATGGACCATACAAACATTGGAACAACTGGGGTGCCAATCAGCCTCAGATTCAGTCTATCCGCCGGGTCAAAGACATGCAATGGTACAAGAGAGGGAACTTTGAAGTTGGTAACTAG